CGGCAAGCCCGGAGCAGATCGAGTACTCCGAGCCGCGGCTGGCACCAGGTGGTGAGGGCGGGGAGCCCACTCCGCCCGAGACCCCGCCGTCGATCTCGGCGTACAACCCCGGTCCCGAACCGCCGCCGCCGTTCACCGGTCGGGCGCCGGGGGAGCCGCCACCAGGGGCTCAGCAGCTGCTGCCCGGGGGCGAGTTCTATCCACCCAACATGCCGAACACGGTGTCGGACATGCTCAATCCGACCGGGGGACAACCGGGTCCGCCGCCGGGTCCTGCGCCCGGTCCGCTGGCTGCCGAAGCCCCGGCGCCCGCGGCACCGTCACCAGCAGAAGGGACGCCACCAGCATGAGCAGGGGTAGGCCGGTACGACTGGCGATCGCCGTCGGATCCTGCATTGCGCTGACCACCAGCGGGTGCGCCTTCCAAGGCGTGAACTCGCTGCCGCTGCCGGGGGCAGTGGGCCGCGGTGCGGACTCCAGCGTCTATCACGTCGAGATCGCGAATGTGGCGACACTGGAACCCAATTCGCCGGTGATGATGAATGATGTCGTGGTCGGTAGCGTGCGCAGCCTGTCGGTGAAGGACTGGCACGCCGACGTCGAATTCTCGGTCAAGCCGGGTGTCGTGGTGCCCGCCAACGTGGTGGCCAGCATCGGACAGACCAGCTTGCTGGGGTCGATGCATCTGGCGATCAACCCGCCGTCCGGTCAGGCGCCCGTGGGGAAGCTCGCGCCGGGCGCCACGATCGCACTCAACAACTCGTCGACATATCCGACGACGGAGCAGACGCTGTCCTCGCTGGCCGCGGTGGTGAACGGCGGCGGCCTGGGGCAGATGGGCGATATCATCCACAACTTCAGCGCCGCGATCAACGGCCGGGAAACTGATTTCCGTGATCTGCTGACCAGGCTGGACACCTTTGTGGGTGCACTGGATGCCCAGCGAGACAACATCGTTGCCTCCATCCAGGGCCTGAACCAACTCGCCTCGACCTTTGCCGGGCAACGCGATGTGATCACCCGGGCGCTGGAAAAGATCCCGCCCGCGCTCGACGTGCTGATCAAGGAGCGGCCGCGGTTCACCACCGCGCTGCAGAAGCTGGGTACGTTCAGCGCCACTGCCAACCAGTTCGTCAACGAATCGCAGGCCGATCTGGTCAGGAACCTCAAGAACCTGGAGCCCGCCCTGAAGGCCTTGGCCAACGTGGGGCCGGACCTGACTGCGGCGCTTGAATACGCGCCGCACTTCCCGTTCACCCAGAGCTTCATGGACCGGGTGATCCGCGGCGACTACTACAACCTGTTCGCGTACTTCGACCTCACCATCCCGCATCTCAAACGC
Above is a window of Mycolicibacterium boenickei DNA encoding:
- a CDS encoding MCE family protein; this encodes MSRGRPVRLAIAVGSCIALTTSGCAFQGVNSLPLPGAVGRGADSSVYHVEIANVATLEPNSPVMMNDVVVGSVRSLSVKDWHADVEFSVKPGVVVPANVVASIGQTSLLGSMHLAINPPSGQAPVGKLAPGATIALNNSSTYPTTEQTLSSLAAVVNGGGLGQMGDIIHNFSAAINGRETDFRDLLTRLDTFVGALDAQRDNIVASIQGLNQLASTFAGQRDVITRALEKIPPALDVLIKERPRFTTALQKLGTFSATANQFVNESQADLVRNLKNLEPALKALANVGPDLTAALEYAPHFPFTQSFMDRVIRGDYYNLFAYFDLTIPHLKRSLMMGTRWEQGDAQNVPVPGDPGYLNYTYDPLKTGVAPPPPDAFPPAPDAPPPPGLPAPTYSGPVLPVVPPAPLTMPGGMPQPEAPPAGSTSIFAGPYAQQGGSADPAPAPTAPTPPTGGGG